A genomic segment from Nicotiana tabacum cultivar K326 chromosome 7, ASM71507v2, whole genome shotgun sequence encodes:
- the LOC107795016 gene encoding growth-regulating factor 9 isoform X2 — MQPHLSSATPLSHSGKDEREKNEGSPPCIKLSLGYVVEEEEKGVNAIAKSVFTTVQFHELQLQAVIFKYIVSGLPVPFHLFFTIWNTVSSSLGSAVINKLYPTLGRFDYASMMDPEPGRCRRTDGKKWRCKRDVIPGQKYCGQHMHRGRRSRKLVEASEHVMKSDDICITPKRTKLYANSDDPGSKCAPASSKTSCLSSTSRNNQNNSVEDSSAKPRPTNSCNSSEKLDNHMTFNRKDTTTCIRTQSFIAGNDTDSKSIDFNHISPSKTNQKQSYGDARNSGGLAPVFGISAKIDLQHTTETEPQRCRRSDGKKWRCSRNAVPRQKYCETHMHRGAKKIMAASDSVIVEPSKPSSYRFCHQVIPKNDGTGINLNTSLSISTLPDPQNITEDDDSNSNSTSDATTITDEIPAFVSH; from the exons ATGCAGCCTCATCTCTCTTCTGCCACACCCCTTTCTCACTCtg GAAAAGATGAAAGAGAGAAGAATGAAGGGTCACCACCTTGCATAAAGTTGTCTTTAGGCTATGTGgttgaggaagaagaaaaaggtGTCAATGCCATTGCCAAGTCTGTGTTCACAACAGTCCAGTTTCATGAACTACAGCTCCAAGCTGTGATTTTTAAGTACATAGTCTCTGGTCTTCCAGTTCCTTTTCATCTCTTTTTCACCATTTGGAATACTGTTTCCAGCTCCTTGGGCTCTGCTGTAATCAACAAACTTTACCCTACCT TGGGAAGATTTGATTACGCAAGCATGATGGATCCTGAACCAGGGAGGTGCAGAAGAACTGATGGTAAGAAATGGAGGTGCAAAAGGGATGTGATTCCAGGCCAGAAGTACTGTGGGCAGCACATGCATAGGGGTCGTCGTTCAAGAAAGCTTGTGGAAGCTTCCGAACATGTTATGAAATCAGATGATATATGTATCACTCCCAAGAGAACTAAACTGTATGCTAATTCTGATGATCCCGGTAGCAAATGTGCTCCTGCTAGTAGTAAAACTTCTTGTTTGTCTTCTACTAGCAGAAATAACCAAAATAACAGCGTCGAGGATTCATCTGCTAAACCAAGACCCACCAATTCCTGCAACAGCAGTGAGAAACTAGACAACCACATGACTTTCAATAGAAAGGACACCACAACTTGCATAAGAACCCAATCTTTCATCGCTGGTAACGACACTGATAGCAAGAGTATTGATTTCAACCATATTAGTCCAAGCAAAACCAACCAAAAGCAGAGCTATGGAGATGCTAGGAATAGTGGTGGTTTGGCTCCAGTTTTTGGTATATCTGCAAAGATTGATCTTCAACACACTACAG AAACTGAACCGCAGAGGTGCAGAAGATCAGATGGTAAGAAATGGAGATGCAGCAGGAATGCTGTTCCTCGTCAAAAGTACTGTGAGACGCACATGCACAGAGGAGCCAAAAAGATAATGGCAGCCTCAGACTCGGTCATTGTCGAGCCTTCAAAACCTTCCTCATACAGGTTTTGCCATCAAGTTATACCTAAAAATGATGGTACTGGAATAAACTTGAACACCAGTCTTTCCATTTCAACACTCCCAGATCCTCAAAACATTACGGAAGACGATGACTCTAACAGTAACAGTACTAGTGATGCAACCACTATCACTGATGAAATACCAGCATTTGTGTCTCATTAG
- the LOC107795016 gene encoding growth-regulating factor 9 isoform X1: MQPHLSSATPLSHSGKDEREKNEGSPPCIKLSLGYVVEEEEKGVNAIAKSVFTTVQFHELQLQAVIFKYIVSGLPVPFHLFFTIWNTVSSSLGSAVINKLYPTLGRFDYASMMDPEPGRCRRTDGKKWRCKRDVIPGQKYCGQHMHRGRRSRKLVEASEHVMKSDDICITPKRTKLYANSDDPGSKCAPASSKTSCLSSTSRNNQNNSVEDSSAKPRPTNSCNSSEKLDNHMTFNRKDTTTCIRTQSFIAGNDTDSKSIDFNHISPSKTNQKQSYGDARNSGGLAPVFGISAKIDLQHTTGNANLRFNCNTCSETEPQRCRRSDGKKWRCSRNAVPRQKYCETHMHRGAKKIMAASDSVIVEPSKPSSYRFCHQVIPKNDGTGINLNTSLSISTLPDPQNITEDDDSNSNSTSDATTITDEIPAFVSH; the protein is encoded by the exons ATGCAGCCTCATCTCTCTTCTGCCACACCCCTTTCTCACTCtg GAAAAGATGAAAGAGAGAAGAATGAAGGGTCACCACCTTGCATAAAGTTGTCTTTAGGCTATGTGgttgaggaagaagaaaaaggtGTCAATGCCATTGCCAAGTCTGTGTTCACAACAGTCCAGTTTCATGAACTACAGCTCCAAGCTGTGATTTTTAAGTACATAGTCTCTGGTCTTCCAGTTCCTTTTCATCTCTTTTTCACCATTTGGAATACTGTTTCCAGCTCCTTGGGCTCTGCTGTAATCAACAAACTTTACCCTACCT TGGGAAGATTTGATTACGCAAGCATGATGGATCCTGAACCAGGGAGGTGCAGAAGAACTGATGGTAAGAAATGGAGGTGCAAAAGGGATGTGATTCCAGGCCAGAAGTACTGTGGGCAGCACATGCATAGGGGTCGTCGTTCAAGAAAGCTTGTGGAAGCTTCCGAACATGTTATGAAATCAGATGATATATGTATCACTCCCAAGAGAACTAAACTGTATGCTAATTCTGATGATCCCGGTAGCAAATGTGCTCCTGCTAGTAGTAAAACTTCTTGTTTGTCTTCTACTAGCAGAAATAACCAAAATAACAGCGTCGAGGATTCATCTGCTAAACCAAGACCCACCAATTCCTGCAACAGCAGTGAGAAACTAGACAACCACATGACTTTCAATAGAAAGGACACCACAACTTGCATAAGAACCCAATCTTTCATCGCTGGTAACGACACTGATAGCAAGAGTATTGATTTCAACCATATTAGTCCAAGCAAAACCAACCAAAAGCAGAGCTATGGAGATGCTAGGAATAGTGGTGGTTTGGCTCCAGTTTTTGGTATATCTGCAAAGATTGATCTTCAACACACTACAG GCAACGCTAACTTGAGGTTTAATTGTAACACATGTTCAGAAACTGAACCGCAGAGGTGCAGAAGATCAGATGGTAAGAAATGGAGATGCAGCAGGAATGCTGTTCCTCGTCAAAAGTACTGTGAGACGCACATGCACAGAGGAGCCAAAAAGATAATGGCAGCCTCAGACTCGGTCATTGTCGAGCCTTCAAAACCTTCCTCATACAGGTTTTGCCATCAAGTTATACCTAAAAATGATGGTACTGGAATAAACTTGAACACCAGTCTTTCCATTTCAACACTCCCAGATCCTCAAAACATTACGGAAGACGATGACTCTAACAGTAACAGTACTAGTGATGCAACCACTATCACTGATGAAATACCAGCATTTGTGTCTCATTAG